A genomic stretch from Desulfotignum balticum DSM 7044 includes:
- a CDS encoding lipoprotein-releasing ABC transporter permease subunit, protein MAVELFIARRYLKAKRKEGFISLITFLSVAGVMVGVMALVVVIAVMNGAETEFRRRILGLEPHILVMNYNGTFGNYNTVLEEIQTHPHIRDASPILFAQAIIRTRHAMAGAMVRGIVPDNSASLIKGFDEPALKNALAVQKNSDNLPGIILGKELARSMGAMTGDKIILMSTRSVISPMGQITAMKQFVVQGTFSSGMSEYDGMLAYVHLEQAQSLIKDPDKISAIGIWVDDVFKVKEIRKTLPADLEHHPFYVRDWMDINQSLFSALKLEKTAMFIILTLIILVAAFNIASALIMLVMEKTKDIAVLKAMGATHRMIRQIFIIKGLVIGTIGTLLGTVSGIGICLLLKRYDFIQLPKAYPFSTLPVQLDPMDVLVISVSAIIICFISTLYPSWKASNMDPLEAIRYG, encoded by the coding sequence ATGGCCGTGGAACTGTTCATAGCCCGGCGCTACCTCAAGGCCAAGCGAAAAGAAGGATTCATCTCTCTGATCACGTTTCTGTCCGTGGCCGGAGTTATGGTGGGGGTGATGGCGCTGGTGGTGGTGATTGCCGTCATGAATGGCGCAGAAACTGAATTCAGGCGAAGGATACTGGGTCTGGAGCCTCATATTCTGGTCATGAATTACAACGGCACCTTTGGCAATTATAATACCGTGCTTGAGGAGATACAAACCCACCCTCACATCCGGGATGCTTCCCCGATTTTGTTTGCCCAGGCCATTATCCGGACCCGTCATGCCATGGCAGGCGCTATGGTGCGCGGCATTGTCCCGGATAACAGCGCATCATTGATCAAAGGATTTGATGAGCCTGCCCTGAAAAACGCCCTGGCCGTTCAAAAAAATTCCGACAACCTGCCGGGTATTATTCTGGGCAAGGAACTGGCCCGGTCCATGGGAGCCATGACCGGGGACAAGATCATTCTTATGTCCACCCGGTCCGTTATCTCTCCCATGGGACAGATAACGGCCATGAAACAGTTTGTGGTCCAGGGAACCTTTTCTTCGGGCATGTCCGAGTACGACGGCATGCTGGCCTATGTTCATCTGGAACAGGCCCAGTCTTTGATAAAAGATCCGGATAAAATTTCAGCCATCGGTATCTGGGTGGATGATGTTTTCAAAGTCAAGGAGATCCGGAAAACCCTGCCGGCCGATCTGGAACACCATCCGTTCTATGTCCGGGACTGGATGGATATCAACCAGAGTCTTTTTTCGGCCCTGAAACTTGAAAAAACCGCCATGTTCATCATTTTGACTTTGATTATTCTGGTAGCGGCCTTTAATATTGCATCCGCTCTGATCATGCTGGTCATGGAAAAAACAAAAGACATCGCCGTTCTCAAAGCCATGGGAGCCACCCACCGGATGATCCGTCAAATTTTTATCATTAAAGGCCTGGTGATCGGGACGATCGGCACCCTGCTGGGAACCGTGTCCGGCATCGGCATCTGTCTGCTGCTCAAACGATATGATTTTATCCAGCTGCCCAAAGCCTATCCGTTTTCCACGTTACCGGTCCAGCTGGATCCCATGGATGTGCTGGTCATTTCCGTCAGTGCCATAATCATCTGCTTCATTTCCACATTGTACCCGTCCTGGAAGGCGTCGAACATGGACCCGCTGGAGGCCATTCGATATGGATAA
- a CDS encoding LpxI family protein gives MKIGLIAGGGQFPLLFAKKAAQKGISVVAAGFVSETDPGLAKEVSVFQWLYLGQISRLVKYFKRQGVHEAVMLGTIEKTSIFKDIRPDFKALTFILKTGRSHDDAILTRFADLMKTQGIEIRPSTFLLPELLSPAGCWTQRPLDSAEQQDAYQGWKLAKAVGKLDIGQCIVISNGTVLAVEAIDGTDATIRRGGDLSRGNGCVVIKLSKPQQDLRFDLPATGCETIRTMAASGATALVLETGKSLSFDREKMVALADEYHIAITALTEQDIP, from the coding sequence ATGAAAATTGGATTGATTGCCGGCGGTGGACAGTTTCCACTGCTGTTTGCAAAAAAAGCGGCCCAAAAAGGGATCTCCGTGGTAGCGGCCGGATTTGTTTCAGAAACAGACCCCGGCCTGGCCAAAGAGGTATCTGTCTTTCAATGGCTGTATCTGGGCCAGATATCCAGGCTGGTAAAATATTTTAAACGCCAGGGTGTCCACGAGGCCGTGATGCTGGGAACCATTGAAAAGACCAGTATATTCAAGGATATCCGCCCGGATTTCAAGGCATTGACTTTTATTCTTAAAACCGGCAGAAGTCATGACGATGCCATTTTGACACGGTTTGCAGATCTCATGAAAACCCAGGGTATTGAGATCCGGCCCTCCACGTTTCTTCTGCCTGAACTGTTGAGTCCTGCCGGCTGCTGGACCCAAAGGCCCTTGGATTCCGCAGAACAGCAGGACGCTTATCAGGGATGGAAACTGGCCAAAGCCGTGGGAAAACTGGACATCGGCCAGTGCATCGTGATCAGCAACGGCACAGTCCTGGCAGTGGAAGCCATTGACGGTACAGATGCCACCATCCGCCGGGGAGGCGATCTTTCCCGGGGCAATGGGTGTGTGGTGATCAAGCTGTCCAAACCCCAGCAGGATCTGCGGTTTGATCTGCCGGCCACGGGATGCGAAACCATCCGGACCATGGCAGCATCCGGTGCCACGGCTCTGGTACTGGAAACCGGCAAATCCCTGTCTTTTGACAGAGAAAAAATGGTCGCCCTAGCAGACGAATATCATATTGCCATTACCGCGCTCACGGAACAAGACATCCCATGA
- the lpxA gene encoding acyl-ACP--UDP-N-acetylglucosamine O-acyltransferase produces the protein MIHPTAIIDGSAEIDSRVTIGPYAIVKSDVRIGAGTTIGSYTTIDNYVSIGEDCQIFQYAAIGGAPQDLKFHGEKSYLTIGRGSIIREFVTINRGTEAGGGITEVGEENYLMAYTHIAHDCKTGRQVILANNSTLAGHIEIGDHATIGGLVAIHQFVKIGNYAYIGGKSAVVKDIPPFVIAAGDRATLHGLNNVGLKRHRFSDFTLGELKKAYRIFFRIGLTVKQASERVKAEVEQIPEVKNFTNFIVTSSRGITR, from the coding sequence ATGATTCACCCTACCGCCATCATCGATGGATCCGCTGAAATCGATTCTCGAGTGACGATCGGCCCTTATGCCATTGTCAAATCAGATGTACGCATCGGAGCCGGAACCACCATCGGGTCCTACACCACCATTGACAATTATGTTTCCATCGGTGAAGACTGCCAGATATTTCAATATGCCGCCATCGGCGGTGCGCCCCAGGATCTGAAGTTTCATGGAGAAAAAAGTTATCTCACTATTGGCCGGGGATCCATTATCCGGGAATTTGTCACCATCAACCGCGGCACAGAAGCCGGCGGCGGCATCACTGAAGTCGGCGAGGAAAACTATCTGATGGCCTATACCCATATCGCTCATGACTGCAAAACCGGCCGACAGGTTATTTTAGCCAACAACTCCACTTTGGCGGGACATATTGAAATCGGTGACCACGCCACCATCGGCGGACTGGTGGCCATTCATCAGTTCGTCAAAATCGGAAATTATGCCTATATCGGCGGAAAATCCGCTGTAGTCAAAGATATTCCTCCCTTTGTCATTGCTGCCGGAGACCGGGCCACCCTCCACGGCCTGAACAATGTCGGGCTCAAGCGGCACCGTTTTTCCGATTTCACTTTAGGCGAGCTTAAAAAAGCCTACCGGATTTTTTTCAGGATCGGGCTGACGGTCAAGCAGGCATCGGAACGGGTCAAGGCCGAGGTGGAACAGATTCCGGAAGTGAAAAATTTTACGAATTTTATTGTCACATCCAGCCGGGGAATAACCCGATAA
- the lpxD gene encoding UDP-3-O-(3-hydroxymyristoyl)glucosamine N-acyltransferase has protein sequence MKLTVKDIAEKIHARVAGNSFTVITGVSSFDNAGASDITFAGDASFLSRLNQTRAGAVIVPDDGMYEKNSHPCLLMTANPRRAFFELVAQFHPAPALKPGISPLAVIGKNCVLGKGITIAPHVVIEDEVVIKDNVQIMPHVFIGKGCVIKEHTTIKPNVTVMDGTCLGKHVIIHSGSVIGSDGYGFVQDGESHFKLSHTGHVIIGDHVEIGACNTIDRGTLGVTRIGNGVKTDNQVHIAHNVSIGDHTLVVAQVGIAGSTRIGEQTIIAGKAGISGHLTIGNHVIVGPYAGVSSSVPDNQIVSGIPHMPHKTWLKVVNILGRLPGMRKTLMAFEKRLDALERIIQKPELP, from the coding sequence ATGAAACTGACTGTCAAAGATATCGCTGAAAAAATTCATGCCCGGGTGGCGGGAAACTCTTTCACCGTGATCACGGGGGTTTCTTCCTTTGACAATGCCGGTGCATCAGATATTACGTTTGCCGGAGATGCTTCTTTTCTGTCACGTCTGAACCAGACCCGGGCCGGGGCCGTGATTGTGCCTGATGATGGCATGTATGAAAAAAATTCTCACCCCTGTTTACTGATGACCGCCAATCCCAGACGGGCTTTTTTTGAACTGGTGGCACAATTTCATCCGGCACCGGCATTAAAGCCCGGCATCAGCCCGCTGGCCGTCATTGGAAAAAACTGTGTGCTGGGAAAAGGTATCACCATTGCGCCGCATGTGGTGATTGAAGATGAAGTGGTCATCAAAGACAATGTGCAAATCATGCCCCATGTTTTTATCGGAAAGGGTTGCGTGATCAAAGAACACACCACCATCAAACCCAATGTCACGGTGATGGATGGCACATGTCTGGGAAAACATGTCATCATTCACTCCGGATCCGTGATCGGATCGGACGGATACGGGTTTGTCCAGGATGGCGAAAGCCATTTCAAACTGTCTCACACCGGACATGTCATCATCGGAGATCATGTGGAAATCGGCGCGTGTAACACCATTGACCGGGGGACCCTGGGAGTCACCCGGATCGGCAATGGCGTGAAAACCGACAATCAGGTTCACATCGCCCATAATGTTTCCATCGGAGACCATACACTGGTGGTGGCCCAGGTGGGAATCGCCGGGTCCACCCGGATCGGAGAACAGACCATTATTGCCGGTAAAGCCGGTATATCCGGACACCTGACCATTGGCAACCATGTGATTGTGGGACCTTATGCCGGGGTGTCCTCCTCGGTCCCGGACAATCAGATTGTGTCAGGCATCCCTCATATGCCCCATAAAACCTGGTTGAAAGTCGTGAACATCCTCGGCCGGCTGCCGGGGATGAGAAAAACGCTTATGGCATTTGAAAAACGGCTTGACGCCCTTGAACGCATTATACAAAAACCGGAGCTGCCATGA
- the bamA gene encoding outer membrane protein assembly factor BamA, with protein MKKWLINAVLIGMILCGLPFWLYAEQTVSVAVFPFSVQAPSAQKSLGTDLPLMLGKRLKNEGTQVVYVKEFKDTQTWDVARFRQEGIRLGVDYIITGNVFMAGNAISIDANMHPIYETGPPLPFFSQSGSLEELHAAIGQLSRAIIGELFEKRIISTISVTGNRRVDSDAILRIISTSPGDIMNQEKLSKDLEQVYKMGFFDDVVIEKKDLDQGIEIVFNVTEKPSVRNIKFSQNRVYKEDELAAVVDTSTGSILNVYKINSDVEKIKRLYTEKNYHNCTVTYEITPLKNNQADIVFVIDEGEKIRIESIVFEGNTHFKDKKLKKTIQTREKGFWSFITSSGDLDESELTNDVLRIESLYKNNGFINVKLSDPQIDMGEESIAIRFKIDEGEQYKTGNVDITGDILTSKTDLFDKLLVKESDLYNRELIRKDMLGLSDLYSNQGYANVKVSPLVKTDDASHQVHITYKIDQGEPVYFNRILISGNEKTRDKVIRREMAVEEQGKFSMSGIQRSYRNLSYRDYFQSVEINPVQTDVPNQRDLEVKVEEKPTGNFSFGGGFSTDDGPFGQVSLEERNLFGRGQNLKILGRISGETGLYDLGFTEPWIFDMPVSAGFNIYKLEREFEYYERNAIGLTLRSAYRQLWDYTTIGVELNFEDFEVEQAEKTYTNVTEGDFFTASIKPYISYDSRNHYFLPTEGVFSKVSAQYAGEFMGGDIDYTRYVAEGGFWMPLFWKFTGGFHMEGGYLDDRTNGQIDIDWERFYLGGINSVRGFDKYDINTREPGQTILRGGEKYIQFNAELIFPLQEEQGVAGVLFYDRGDVYRTSESIDLAKQYSSAGFELRWNSPMGPIRLAYGIVVEGQDEYQTGDGQFDFSIGAFF; from the coding sequence ATGAAAAAATGGTTGATCAATGCAGTACTGATAGGGATGATTTTATGCGGACTGCCCTTTTGGCTGTATGCCGAACAGACGGTCAGTGTCGCTGTTTTTCCTTTTTCCGTTCAGGCGCCTTCGGCCCAGAAATCGCTTGGCACAGACCTGCCTCTGATGCTTGGAAAACGGCTGAAAAACGAAGGAACCCAAGTGGTTTATGTTAAGGAATTCAAGGATACGCAAACCTGGGATGTTGCCAGATTCCGCCAGGAAGGTATCCGGCTGGGCGTGGATTACATCATTACGGGTAATGTCTTTATGGCCGGCAACGCCATCAGTATTGATGCGAACATGCATCCGATTTATGAAACAGGGCCGCCCCTGCCATTTTTTTCCCAGTCCGGTTCTTTGGAAGAACTGCATGCGGCAATCGGACAGTTGTCCCGGGCAATTATCGGCGAGCTGTTTGAAAAACGCATTATCTCCACCATCTCGGTTACGGGCAACCGCCGGGTGGATTCTGATGCGATTTTACGGATCATTTCAACAAGCCCCGGTGATATCATGAACCAGGAAAAATTGTCCAAAGACCTGGAACAGGTTTACAAAATGGGCTTTTTCGATGATGTGGTGATCGAAAAAAAAGACCTGGATCAAGGCATTGAAATTGTTTTCAACGTAACGGAAAAACCCAGTGTCAGAAATATCAAATTTTCCCAGAACCGTGTATATAAAGAGGATGAACTGGCCGCAGTCGTTGATACCAGCACCGGTTCCATCCTCAATGTGTACAAAATCAATTCAGATGTGGAAAAAATAAAACGGCTGTACACGGAAAAAAATTACCACAACTGCACAGTTACCTATGAAATCACTCCCTTGAAAAACAATCAGGCAGATATTGTGTTCGTGATTGATGAAGGGGAAAAAATCAGAATTGAATCCATTGTGTTTGAGGGAAACACCCATTTTAAAGACAAAAAACTGAAAAAAACGATTCAGACCCGGGAAAAGGGATTCTGGTCTTTTATCACCTCTTCCGGTGACCTGGATGAAAGTGAACTGACAAATGATGTGCTGCGTATCGAGTCTTTATATAAGAACAACGGATTCATCAATGTCAAGCTATCGGATCCCCAGATAGACATGGGGGAAGAAAGCATTGCCATTCGTTTCAAAATCGATGAGGGGGAACAGTACAAAACCGGGAATGTGGACATAACCGGGGATATTCTGACATCGAAAACCGATCTGTTTGACAAACTTCTGGTCAAGGAATCCGATCTGTACAACCGGGAACTGATCCGAAAAGACATGCTGGGGCTCAGTGATTTATATTCCAACCAGGGGTATGCCAATGTCAAGGTCTCCCCGCTGGTGAAAACCGATGATGCCAGTCATCAGGTACACATCACATACAAAATTGATCAGGGAGAACCGGTATATTTCAACCGGATTCTGATTTCCGGCAATGAAAAAACCCGGGACAAAGTGATCCGGCGGGAAATGGCTGTGGAAGAACAGGGTAAATTTTCCATGAGCGGTATTCAGCGATCTTACCGGAACCTGAGCTACAGAGACTATTTTCAGTCTGTGGAAATCAACCCGGTTCAAACGGATGTGCCCAATCAGCGGGATCTGGAAGTTAAAGTCGAAGAAAAACCCACGGGTAATTTTTCTTTTGGCGGGGGATTTTCAACGGACGACGGTCCTTTCGGTCAGGTATCTTTGGAAGAACGCAACCTGTTCGGCCGGGGCCAGAATTTGAAAATCCTGGGAAGAATTTCAGGTGAAACCGGTTTATATGACCTTGGATTCACCGAACCCTGGATTTTTGACATGCCGGTTTCCGCCGGATTCAATATCTATAAACTTGAAAGAGAATTTGAATATTATGAACGCAATGCCATCGGTCTGACACTTAGATCCGCTTATCGGCAACTGTGGGATTACACCACCATCGGTGTGGAACTCAATTTTGAAGATTTTGAAGTTGAGCAGGCAGAAAAGACGTATACCAATGTCACTGAAGGAGATTTTTTCACCGCCAGCATCAAGCCGTATATCAGCTATGATTCCAGAAACCATTATTTTCTGCCCACAGAAGGGGTGTTCAGTAAAGTGTCAGCCCAGTATGCCGGAGAATTCATGGGTGGAGATATTGACTATACCCGGTATGTAGCCGAAGGCGGATTCTGGATGCCTCTTTTCTGGAAATTTACCGGAGGCTTTCATATGGAGGGCGGGTATCTGGATGACCGCACCAACGGCCAGATTGATATCGACTGGGAACGATTCTACTTAGGCGGCATCAATTCGGTCCGAGGATTTGACAAATACGACATCAACACCAGAGAACCCGGCCAGACTATCCTGCGGGGGGGTGAAAAATATATTCAATTCAATGCGGAACTAATTTTTCCCCTTCAGGAAGAACAAGGAGTCGCCGGGGTATTGTTCTATGACCGGGGTGATGTCTATCGAACCAGCGAAAGCATCGATCTGGCCAAACAATACTCATCCGCAGGATTTGAACTGCGGTGGAATTCCCCCATGGGCCCCATTCGTCTGGCCTATGGTATTGTGGTGGAAGGTCAGGATGAATACCAAACCGGAGATGGCCAGTTTGATTTTTCCATTGGCGCATTTTTCTGA
- the lysS gene encoding lysine--tRNA ligase → MEATTPMDKDTRIIQARKEKITAIKEKGIPLYPNDFKISCTVAQLRHIIDTDPSSLGENGKTFKLAGRMMAINKMGKSSFVRFKDGSDQMQLYIQKNKVGEDTYDLFKKLDIGDFIGVSGPLFQTKTKEWTILATEFRLLSKALRPLPEKFHGIKDPEKRYRQRYLDLIMNDGTRNIFITRSKIVSAMRRFFEEHDFMEVETPMMQPLPGGAEATPFKTWHNALGMELFLRIAPELYLKRLVVGGFEKVFEINRNFRNEGVSTRHNPEFTMVEFYQAYADYQDLMALTENMFADIVVKISGNTVIEYQGHTIDFKPGWQRISMMDSLSSVGGIDPEMIHDTQSLLTFAKDRQIQITKTESHGKILTKLFDVLVEPKLIQPTFITGYPVEVSPLSRKSESDPNLTDRFELFIAGREIANGFSEINDPEDQHNRFLMQVRQRDEGNDEAHIMDADYVEALEYGMPPTAGEGIGIDRLVMLLTDAASIREVILFPHMKHTH, encoded by the coding sequence ATGGAAGCAACAACACCCATGGATAAAGACACCCGGATCATCCAGGCCAGAAAAGAAAAAATTACCGCCATCAAGGAAAAAGGAATCCCCCTGTATCCCAATGATTTCAAGATTTCATGCACGGTGGCACAACTTCGGCACATCATTGATACTGACCCGTCCTCTTTAGGCGAAAACGGCAAGACATTCAAACTGGCCGGACGGATGATGGCCATCAACAAAATGGGAAAATCCTCTTTTGTCCGGTTCAAGGACGGGTCGGACCAGATGCAGTTGTATATTCAGAAAAATAAAGTGGGAGAAGATACCTACGATTTGTTCAAAAAACTGGATATCGGAGACTTCATTGGTGTTTCCGGCCCGCTGTTTCAGACAAAGACCAAAGAGTGGACCATCCTGGCCACGGAATTCAGATTGCTGTCCAAAGCATTGCGGCCATTGCCGGAAAAATTTCACGGCATCAAGGATCCTGAGAAAAGATATCGTCAGCGGTACCTGGACCTGATCATGAACGACGGCACCCGGAACATCTTTATCACCCGAAGCAAAATCGTTTCTGCCATGCGCCGGTTTTTTGAAGAACACGATTTCATGGAAGTGGAAACGCCCATGATGCAACCCTTGCCCGGAGGTGCCGAAGCCACCCCTTTCAAGACCTGGCACAATGCCCTGGGCATGGAACTGTTTTTGCGGATCGCGCCGGAACTGTACCTGAAGCGCCTGGTGGTGGGGGGCTTTGAAAAAGTATTTGAAATCAATCGAAATTTCAGAAACGAAGGTGTATCCACCCGGCACAACCCGGAATTCACCATGGTGGAATTTTATCAGGCGTATGCGGATTACCAGGATTTGATGGCTTTAACCGAAAACATGTTTGCCGATATTGTCGTAAAAATCAGTGGCAACACCGTCATTGAGTACCAGGGCCACACCATTGACTTCAAACCCGGATGGCAGCGGATCTCCATGATGGACTCTTTGTCTTCCGTCGGCGGCATAGATCCTGAAATGATCCATGATACCCAGTCATTGCTGACTTTTGCAAAAGACCGGCAGATCCAGATCACCAAAACCGAAAGTCACGGCAAAATTTTGACCAAATTATTTGACGTGCTGGTGGAACCCAAACTGATTCAACCCACATTCATTACCGGATACCCGGTGGAAGTATCACCGTTGTCCCGGAAAAGCGAATCCGACCCGAACCTGACGGACCGGTTTGAACTGTTCATTGCCGGCCGGGAGATCGCCAATGGATTTTCCGAAATCAATGACCCGGAAGATCAGCACAACCGGTTCCTCATGCAGGTGCGCCAGCGGGATGAAGGAAATGATGAAGCCCACATCATGGATGCTGATTATGTGGAAGCCTTGGAATATGGCATGCCGCCCACAGCCGGAGAGGGCATCGGCATCGACCGGCTGGTGATGCTGCTCACGGATGCGGCCTCCATTAGAGAGGTTATTTTGTTTCCCCATATGAAACACACCCACTGA
- the lpxB gene encoding lipid-A-disaccharide synthase — translation MKDSGRHVLILAGEPSGDVHGAGLITAMRKQDPSLKFYGIGGTCMAKAGAHLFFSIDELSAMGLLEVIRQIRPVKQAFDLFKHHLKVLDPELVILVDYPGFNLRAAAHARTHSQANVFYYITPKVWAWNPARLKQMTHRVDHAALIFPFEEKIYKKAGIPATYVGNPLLDQYPVPLQKSIESHTDSSKQRIIGLLPGSRKNEIQTLLTPMLNAARKIHGNRPHVRFLVSAADAIPFNMIESKVAAAGNPELFHIISGNPRQIFEQADMLIAASGTITLEAALCTIPTVIVYKMSYLTYRMARAVVKVKYAGLANIIMGKEVMPELLQDAATPENISFAALYMLDHLNEYRQKLAPVRQLLGGPGAADRAAQIALDLKNRPQNR, via the coding sequence ATGAAAGATTCAGGCAGACATGTTCTGATACTGGCCGGTGAACCTTCCGGTGATGTCCATGGGGCCGGCCTGATCACTGCCATGCGCAAGCAGGACCCCTCCCTGAAGTTTTACGGTATCGGCGGCACGTGTATGGCCAAAGCCGGTGCTCACCTGTTTTTTTCCATTGATGAGCTGTCCGCCATGGGGCTTTTAGAAGTTATCCGCCAGATCCGCCCGGTTAAACAGGCGTTTGATCTTTTCAAACATCACCTGAAGGTCCTGGATCCGGAACTTGTCATACTGGTTGATTACCCTGGATTTAATCTCAGGGCCGCTGCTCATGCCAGAACCCACAGTCAGGCAAACGTGTTTTACTATATTACGCCCAAAGTGTGGGCATGGAATCCGGCACGCCTTAAGCAGATGACGCACAGGGTGGATCATGCCGCGCTGATTTTTCCCTTTGAAGAAAAAATATATAAAAAAGCCGGAATCCCCGCCACATATGTGGGAAATCCTTTGCTGGATCAGTATCCGGTGCCGTTGCAAAAATCAATTGAATCCCATACTGACTCTTCAAAACAACGGATCATCGGACTGCTGCCCGGATCCAGAAAAAACGAAATACAAACCCTTTTGACACCCATGCTGAATGCGGCACGTAAAATCCATGGGAATCGTCCCCATGTCCGGTTTCTGGTTTCTGCGGCAGACGCGATTCCTTTCAATATGATTGAATCAAAGGTCGCTGCAGCCGGAAATCCTGAGTTGTTTCACATCATTTCCGGCAACCCCCGGCAGATCTTTGAACAGGCGGACATGCTGATTGCCGCATCCGGCACCATCACCCTTGAAGCAGCGCTTTGTACAATTCCCACGGTGATCGTTTATAAAATGTCTTATCTGACCTATCGCATGGCCCGGGCCGTCGTCAAAGTAAAGTATGCCGGTCTGGCAAACATTATCATGGGCAAAGAAGTGATGCCTGAACTGCTTCAGGATGCAGCCACTCCTGAAAACATCAGTTTTGCTGCGCTTTATATGCTGGATCACCTGAACGAATACCGGCAGAAACTGGCCCCGGTCAGACAATTGCTGGGAGGACCGGGCGCGGCTGACAGAGCGGCTCAAATCGCTCTGGATTTAAAAAACCGCCCCCAAAACAGGTAA
- a CDS encoding OmpH family outer membrane protein: MKRILFVTIISLLAISFVPMAFCADAVKIGVIDFEKIMKESSAGKMNQKVLNAKGTEFKNKLEKEKQSLDAIGQSFEKEALVLSDEKKRERERDFRNQIEDFKIMQQNYTNELKNLEIKMINDMQKAVFDIANELGKREKYTLIIEKKNAGVIYAPDQIDITDRVINKYNAVTAQGN, from the coding sequence ATGAAACGTATCTTATTTGTAACCATCATAAGCCTTTTGGCCATCAGCTTTGTGCCCATGGCATTTTGTGCGGATGCTGTTAAAATCGGTGTCATCGATTTTGAAAAAATAATGAAAGAATCCAGTGCCGGAAAAATGAACCAGAAGGTGCTCAACGCCAAAGGAACGGAATTCAAAAATAAACTGGAAAAAGAAAAACAGTCCCTGGATGCAATCGGCCAGTCTTTTGAAAAAGAAGCCCTGGTGCTCAGTGATGAAAAAAAGCGGGAACGGGAACGGGATTTCAGAAATCAGATCGAAGATTTCAAAATCATGCAGCAGAATTATACCAATGAATTGAAAAATCTTGAAATCAAAATGATCAATGACATGCAAAAAGCCGTATTCGACATTGCCAATGAACTGGGAAAAAGAGAAAAATACACCCTGATCATTGAAAAAAAGAATGCCGGTGTGATCTATGCGCCGGACCAGATAGATATCACAGACCGTGTCATCAATAAATACAATGCCGTCACAGCCCAGGGCAATTGA
- a CDS encoding ABC transporter ATP-binding protein, with amino-acid sequence MDNTGSVLMRLTQITKKFGTPPDVINILDGSEFTITQGMTLAVVGASGIGKSTLLNIIGTLDRPDKGQIMFQGRDLLSMKDDQLAALRNERIGFVFQFHYLLQGFSAMENVMIPGLIAKKSKKMVENLAENMLERVGLADRYHHRVEDLSGGEQQRVAIARALVMKPDILLADEPTGNLDEKNADSLHSLIIELNKELGMTVIVVTHNMKLARMMEKTVTIQNGKIIPA; translated from the coding sequence ATGGATAATACCGGCTCTGTTCTCATGCGTCTGACACAGATCACCAAAAAATTCGGTACGCCGCCGGATGTCATAAACATACTGGACGGATCCGAATTTACCATCACCCAAGGGATGACCCTGGCCGTGGTCGGGGCATCGGGTATCGGCAAATCAACATTGCTCAATATCATCGGTACCCTGGATCGGCCGGATAAGGGACAAATCATGTTTCAGGGGCGGGACCTGCTTTCCATGAAAGACGATCAACTGGCGGCACTAAGAAATGAACGGATCGGATTCGTGTTTCAGTTTCATTACCTGCTCCAGGGATTTTCCGCCATGGAAAATGTGATGATCCCGGGGCTCATTGCCAAAAAATCAAAAAAAATGGTTGAAAACCTGGCAGAAAATATGCTTGAAAGGGTAGGGCTGGCAGATCGATATCATCATCGCGTGGAAGATCTGTCCGGTGGAGAACAGCAACGGGTAGCCATTGCCAGGGCCCTTGTGATGAAACCGGATATACTTCTGGCGGATGAACCCACCGGCAACCTGGATGAAAAAAACGCAGACAGCCTCCACTCTTTGATCATTGAGTTGAACAAAGAACTGGGTATGACCGTGATTGTGGTGACCCATAACATGAAACTGGCCCGGATGATGGAAAAAACAGTAACGATCCAAAACGGAAAAATTATACCGGCATGA